AAATTCAGAACTAACATGTATTTGTTTATGGGGTGTAGGGGTTATTTCTGGTGCCTTGCTTTACATTAAAGAGGATTTTGAGGCTGTTGGCAGAAACACCTTTCTACAGGTGAATTTCTCTCCATTTTCTGAATCACAAAAAATTTCCTGTTGTGCTGATTTTATGTTCATGTTCTTGTTCTGCAGGAATTGATTGTAAGTACTTGTGTTTTAGGAGCAATTTTTGGTGCTGCAATTGGTGGATTTTGCAGTGACAGTTTAGGGAGGAGAAAAACCATTTTAGTTGCAGATTTTTTGTTCTTCGTTGGTGCAATAGTCATGGCTGTTGCTCCACATCCATGGATTATTATTGTTGGAAGATTTCTAGTTGGCTTAGGAGTTGGAATGGCATCCATGACTGCCCCTCTTTATATATCAGAAGCTTCACCGGCACGAATTCGAGGTGCTCTTGTTAGCATGAATGGCCTGATGATTACTGGGGGACAGTTCTTGGCTTACCTCATCAATCTGGCTTTCACTAGGGTGACGTAATTCGAAGCATAACCTTTTTGCTAGCTTCGACTTTCTGAAACTGATAACAAGTTATAATCTGTCATGGCTTCATGCATGTTTCAGGCTCCTGGAACTTGGCGTTGGATGCTTGGGGTGGCCGGAACCCCTGCTCTAATTCAATTTGTGCTGATGCTGTCGCTTCCTGAGTCTCCTAGATGGCTCTACCGAGCGGTAATAATTCCTTCTTTCTTAACAAAATTTGCCTGTACTTTGTTTCAATCTTTAGACAGCAATTGACATGGTCTATAGCAAAAGAATGGAAAAGTAGGGCTTTTCAAGCTCTAGGTTATAGttccaaacatagaaaaaaatctctatgttttataaaatttgaataatatGAACAAAAATAAGACATGAGTATGTTTAAATAGAAGCTAAAATCGATATATCTAattaaaaccaattaaaattaaaattttgaaacctaactaagaaataattaataaaataaataaaaattatcaacattAAATTCTGAACCGAACTTGAATATGAAAACAGCCTTAGCCGACAAAAACAAGCTAACCTTTATAGCAAACTCTTAGCTCgatacaaatattaaattaaaatatatatgatttttttttgttaaaaaattcgTTTGTTTGTGCTTCATCCCCCCCCACAGAACAAGGTTGATGAGGCTAGAACTGTTCTCGCGAGAATATATCCTCCTGATGAAGTTGAGAGTGAGATAAATGCCTTGAAAGAATCCGTTCAAAATGAGAAGGAAATTGAAGATTCTATTGGAACAACCACACTCTCTAAAGTAAAGGGTGCTTTCAAAGACCCTGTTGTCCGCAGGGGACTCTACGCAGGCATTACAGTTCAAGTTGCTCAGCAATTTGTGGGCATCAATACTGTCATGTATTATTCCCCGACCATAGTTCAGTTTGCTGGATTTGCTTCAAAATCAGTGGCCTTAGCCCTTTCTCTGGTTACTTCTGGCCTCAATGCTCTCGGCTCCATCATCAGTATGCTTTTCGTTGATAGATATGGGAGGAGAAAGTTGATGATTATCTCAATGTTCGGCATCATTACTTGCCTTGTGGTTCTCGCGATCGTGTTTCAACAAGCTTCCATCCACTCTCCGGGGATTAGTCAAGTAGAATCTGCACATTTTGGTGCTAACTCTACATGTCCAAGTTATTTCTctaatgtaaataaaaataaatgggacTGCATGAGTTGCTTGAAAGCACAATGTTCTTTCTGTTCTAATGCTGAAAACCAAGTAAGTCTATTCATCCCTCGCCCTGTTTTTGGCCAATTCTGAAATTGATACTAAATGTTAGAGAGTAATAGAAACTTATTCCTAGAACCTCACCTAAACTGGTTAACATTTTAATTATCAGAAACTTGTTGAATAAACGGTtacaaattgaaagtttttggaTTAAGATTTATTAACACTAATTTGATGTGTATTCTTCTGTGGTAGTACCATCCTGGAGCCTGCCTAGTTTCAAACAAGGATTTAAAAGGTTCATGTCTTGCGCAAAAAGGCGTTTGGTTTGAGGAAGGTTGCCCAAGCAAAATTGGATTCTTTGCGGTTATACTTCTCGGCTTGTACATTATTTCCTACTCGCCTGGAATGGGAACTGCGCCGTGGATCGTAAACTCGGAGATATACCCACTGAGATATAGGGGTGTAGGTGGAGGAATAGCAGCAGTGGCAAACTGGACTTCAAATCTGATTGTGAGTCTAACCTTCTTAACACTCACTGAAACCCTCACCGTTGCCGGAGCCTTCCTGCTATTCGCTGGAATTTCTTTCCTTGCACTTATCGCCATCTTCTTCTTGGTACCTGAAACCAAAGGTCTACAATTCGAGGAGGTTGAGAAGATGCTGAAGTCTGGGTTCAGACCAAAACTATTCGGTAAAAACACAAAAGGAGCCGATTCTGTCTGAATTTAACGCGGGAAAAAAACACCCTTTTCTAGCATTATATAGCTAGACTGCTTTGCCACAATATCTCAGACAGTGCTTTGCCATCGACATTATTTAATGTTGCTGATGCATTTCTTTGTATCTCATTGGGTATCTGTAATTAATAATGGTTTCCTCCTGTTCtgtaatcatttttaatttccatGTTAGTTTAAGTTCTTGCTACTACGAACATGCTGATGAGCTCTACTATTATCAAAGCACAGCCCAaacaagattttattatttccatGTGAATTATGTCCTATGTCTCCACGAAAATGAAGGGATTTTACTAGTATTGTTCACTATTTGGTGCAAAAGCCTACCTCATGATTTCTAGCTTTTAAATTCGAATTAGCAAAATCGATAGAAGATTAGAAAAATCCTTCTAAAGATGGGAAAAGGACATCCTTGAAATCTCAATTAAGCTCTGACATTACTTTTTCTCATCCCAATCCGTTGACAAGGTGCCAACAAAGAAAGCAAAGAGGCAGGCTCAACTCCATGGTCTGTATGTATGTAAAGAGAAGGAAGTTCTTGATGCAGACCATTGCCTCCTATCTGCAGAAGATTGAGAAGAACACACAACTTTGGACTCACAGCACTTTTAGGGCACATAGAAGGAAGTCCCTTTAATTAGGAactatcatatttttcattgaaatgtaatttgatttcttttgatataATATCCCATTGAATGATAATAATTTGCAGTGCTTTGTTTCCACAACTTATTCTATGGCTAATGATGGTTATGTGGGgctatgaaaaaaacaaatacagtaATTTTCTATGTCAAGAACACTGTCTATTACCGTGATAGCCATGGTTTAacacaataaataatattattactatgaCTAAAACACCACTTTTTCCACAATAATACTTATCCATAAGATTCATGCATggaatcccaaaaaaaaaaggagaaaaaaagagagggggaaAAGGAAATATTCCTTTCGGCCAAACTTTGATGCTGGTGTAGGGCCATTTTTGTTTGTCATGAAGGAGAAGATTCTcctcttaaaattatttaatcagGAGAATATTTATAGAACACATGTTTTCCTTTTAAGAAAGTTTATGACCATTCAAACACGGAAGGAGATATCTCTGGAAAAGTTGATGTCATTTTCatatatcattttcattttttaaaattacataaaacctaaagatgattgttttttccatggtgaaaattaagggattgcttgttattgttattgtgctttactctcttttttaatttgttttcctggaaaatcaTCAAGTTTATTCTTTTCaggtgtttataattttaatatattgatattaaaaataaaaaatttattattttaattaaaaaatattctgcaCCATATTAATAAACATACACTAACTaagtatattaaatatataaaaacaatgttattcttaaaccaataataaattaacaattatttacAGAGATGTTTATAGTCTGGTCtgtttttgataaaagaaatttaaccgaattgaaatttttaatttttataaattttgactcgaatttaataaaaaa
The Populus nigra chromosome 3, ddPopNigr1.1, whole genome shotgun sequence genome window above contains:
- the LOC133688777 gene encoding inositol transporter 4-like, with product MVEGGVVKAADKTEFTECWKVTWKTPYIMRLAFSAGIGGLLFGYDTGVISGALLYIKEDFEAVGRNTFLQELIVSTCVLGAIFGAAIGGFCSDSLGRRKTILVADFLFFVGAIVMAVAPHPWIIIVGRFLVGLGVGMASMTAPLYISEASPARIRGALVSMNGLMITGGQFLAYLINLAFTRAPGTWRWMLGVAGTPALIQFVLMLSLPESPRWLYRANKVDEARTVLARIYPPDEVESEINALKESVQNEKEIEDSIGTTTLSKVKGAFKDPVVRRGLYAGITVQVAQQFVGINTVMYYSPTIVQFAGFASKSVALALSLVTSGLNALGSIISMLFVDRYGRRKLMIISMFGIITCLVVLAIVFQQASIHSPGISQVESAHFGANSTCPSYFSNVNKNKWDCMSCLKAQCSFCSNAENQYHPGACLVSNKDLKGSCLAQKGVWFEEGCPSKIGFFAVILLGLYIISYSPGMGTAPWIVNSEIYPLRYRGVGGGIAAVANWTSNLIVSLTFLTLTETLTVAGAFLLFAGISFLALIAIFFLVPETKGLQFEEVEKMLKSGFRPKLFGKNTKGADSV